ATTCTATGAGACCTGCTTACTGCAACTGCAGCCATGCCAGCAACGACAAGTCCCGGATAAACTTCTTTTGTCTGCTCTATGGTTGACTGCTCGCCAACTTCTGCCCACATTGGCTTCTCTCCAACAACTTCTCCAAACTCCGTATTGAGCTTCACGCCACCCTTCTTAGTTAAAACAGATGCAACATCGGCATCATGACCCGTTGCATCAACAACATACTTACTTGTTATAACAAGTGGGTCAACCAAAAGATGAGCCATGTACATTGTAGTCCAACCCACAACAAGACCGTTTACCCTGTATTCTCCATCAATCTTCTTAAAGACAACATCTTCAACTTCTATAGCATTAAATATCTTTGCACCAGCCTTAACAGTTTTTGAGATAAGCGTTGTTGTTGCTTCAATTGCATCGGCAGTGTAATAACCATCCTGATACTTCACGCAATTCACACCAAACTCATCAAGAATCGCCTTTCCTATATCCTGAACAACAATTTCGTTGAAGAACATGGCACCGCCCCACATTCCACCACCGATGGTGAGCCTTTTATCAAAGATTGCAACCTTTACATCATTCTTTGCAAGATAATAACCACAAACAAGACCAGCAGGACCACCACCAACAATAGCAACATCGCACTGCAGATAATCAAGCAGTTTGTTCATATAGCGCTCAACTATAGCCTTTGAAATTATCCTTTCATCAAGATTGTTCATTGTTATAAACCCTCCTTCTTTATTTTTCTCCTATGTAATAGATATGGTCTGGTAGCTCTATTTTGGCAAAAATCTTTTTAAGTATATTACCGTTTTTTGAGACAACTATGCCGTTTTTATTGCTCTTTATAGGATGAATCTGCATACCCAAATCCCTTTCCAAGTAAAAAAAGAATCTCAAATTTCCACCATTACTCATAACATAATCCGGGTGGTGTTGTAAAATGATTTCTGCAGCCTGCCTACCCTTCTCTCTGTAGTTGGTATAGTATGTATAAAGATGGCTCATGTATGTTGAATCGTATAAAAACTTAAAAGAGACAACAAACAAAACCATTAGAACAATAACATCTGCACAGCAGTTTTTAAACATTCTGCCAGTTAGAATAAAACCTATTAAAGACAAAACAAAAGCAAAAATATTGGGCATAAGCCAGCCAGATTTAGAAAAGCTAATATTAAAAACAAATGCAATTAAAGACACAACAATAGCCACAACAAAAAGAAACTTAAACAGTCTCTTAAAATCAAACAGATTATCATATTCAAGCTGATAATAGACAATCCCAACAAAAAACGAAAAGATGGCAAACAGAACAAGCGTATATCGTATTCTGCCATCAGGAACAATCGCATAAATTAGAAAATTCGGTATAAAAGCCGCCAAAGAGAATTTAAAGAGCTTTTTTATCTCTGAATTACTCCTTATAAGCTCAACAAACCCATCTCTAAAGTATTTATTGGCAAAAAACAAAAGAAACATAGAAGACGGCAAAAAATGAATAAGAAAGTTAACGGGAAACTTTAGAAAATGAACAACTGCACTGCCAAAATGTGTGATACTCAAAACCCTGCTGCCGCTCGCATTAATAAGAAAACCTAAAGCATAATTGAACCTATGAATATTACCTTTTGACACAAAGAGAAGCCATCCTAAAAACAGAAAAACAATCAAAAAACCACCAATAAAAATCTCTTTTGAAAAAATCCTTTTAATCTGCTCATTGATAAGCAGATAGAAAAACAGTGTAAGATAGAAATAGTGAAGAGCAGGAAAACCCTTTGTAAGCAGAGCTAACGCTGTAAAAAAACTGCCCAAGATTATCCTGTTTTTGAATATACAAACCATCGAAGCAAATAAAAGAAATGAGAAAAACATGTCGGTTTCGGCCAATCTGCCGTATTGGAAATATGCTATAATAGACAAACCAAACGAGAATGCTGCAAAAACAGACGCTTCAAAACCGATAATATCCTTAGATACAAGATATATCAAAAACGCAATACCAAACATCGACAAAACAGAAACAAGCCTTGCTGCAAACTCATTTGAGCCCAATATCTTAAAAAACGCAGCGACTACAATATTGTGCAGTGGCGGTTTTTTAAAATAAGGCCTACCGAGCACATGCGGAACAACATAATTACGAGTATAGTTCATCTCTAAAGCAATTATAGCCCTTCTTGGCTCTTCATGTTGAAAATACATCCTGCCAAGATTAAAAAGAGCAGAAAATATATAAAGTCCGATTAAAAGGGCAAGAATTTCTCTCTTTAGAATCATCTTACAAGCTCATAAATCTTTAAAGCCGCATCAGTTGCTGACTTATCGTTAATAACCGTAAAGTGGGCATACTTCTCATAAAGTGCAACTCTCTCTTCGTAAAGCTCGTTCAATGTTTGATTCTTAGGTTTGGCAAGCCCCCTTTTTGAGTAATCGCCCAATCGTCTAATCATCTCATCAAAACCTATCTTCAAATAGACAACCGTTGAGATATCCCTTAGATATTCCATAGCCTTTTTGGAGTAAACCACGCTTCCACCAGTTGCTATAACACAGTCTGAACAATCGATACCAAGCACAATCTCTTCTTCTATCTCTCTCAACCTTTTATACCCTTCTCTATCAACTATCTCCTGAAGCGTAGCCTTGTATTTTGTCTGAA
This genomic stretch from Hippea alviniae EP5-r harbors:
- a CDS encoding sulfide-dependent adenosine diphosphate thiazole synthase, whose amino-acid sequence is MNNLDERIISKAIVERYMNKLLDYLQCDVAIVGGGPAGLVCGYYLAKNDVKVAIFDKRLTIGGGMWGGAMFFNEIVVQDIGKAILDEFGVNCVKYQDGYYTADAIEATTTLISKTVKAGAKIFNAIEVEDVVFKKIDGEYRVNGLVVGWTTMYMAHLLVDPLVITSKYVVDATGHDADVASVLTKKGGVKLNTEFGEVVGEKPMWAEVGEQSTIEQTKEVYPGLVVAGMAAVAVSRSHRMGPVFGGMLNSGKRAAEIILKGLK
- a CDS encoding glycosyltransferase family 39 protein; amino-acid sequence: MILKREILALLIGLYIFSALFNLGRMYFQHEEPRRAIIALEMNYTRNYVVPHVLGRPYFKKPPLHNIVVAAFFKILGSNEFAARLVSVLSMFGIAFLIYLVSKDIIGFEASVFAAFSFGLSIIAYFQYGRLAETDMFFSFLLFASMVCIFKNRIILGSFFTALALLTKGFPALHYFYLTLFFYLLINEQIKRIFSKEIFIGGFLIVFLFLGWLLFVSKGNIHRFNYALGFLINASGSRVLSITHFGSAVVHFLKFPVNFLIHFLPSSMFLLFFANKYFRDGFVELIRSNSEIKKLFKFSLAAFIPNFLIYAIVPDGRIRYTLVLFAIFSFFVGIVYYQLEYDNLFDFKRLFKFLFVVAIVVSLIAFVFNISFSKSGWLMPNIFAFVLSLIGFILTGRMFKNCCADVIVLMVLFVVSFKFLYDSTYMSHLYTYYTNYREKGRQAAEIILQHHPDYVMSNGGNLRFFFYLERDLGMQIHPIKSNKNGIVVSKNGNILKKIFAKIELPDHIYYIGEK
- a CDS encoding shikimate kinase, which codes for MSVSLIGLPSSGKSSVGVILAKIMAFEFIDTDILIQTKYKATLQEIVDREGYKRLREIEEEIVLGIDCSDCVIATGGSVVYSKKAMEYLRDISTVVYLKIGFDEMIRRLGDYSKRGLAKPKNQTLNELYEERVALYEKYAHFTVINDKSATDAALKIYELVR